Proteins encoded together in one Ferroglobus placidus DSM 10642 window:
- the cooS gene encoding anaerobic carbon-monoxide dehydrogenase catalytic subunit has product MISYHETVNEMYERVREEELSNVADRYEAQKLKCSFCAQGLSCQLCTMGPCRLSDLNPFGACGLTKAGVAVRNFVHRNILGASAYTYHAIEAAKTLKATAEGKTPFEIRDVEKLKWFAEQLGIDTSKDVKEIAKEVADFVIKDLSSHEKSKLVEIFAPKKRLEVWEKLGLIPDGVFQELLTAATSAMTNVDSNYVSLAKKAMRMSISTILAAQLSLEIIQDVLFGTPTPHEAYVDLGILDPDYVNIVVNGHEPFVGMALIKLAEREDVQRKAIEAGAKGLRIVGSIETGQEILQRVESPVFVGLTGNWITQEFLLATGAVDVFAADMNCTVPRIVDYQEKFKFKIVPVSKLIRLEGIDSGLDYEPEKVEEIAKKIIDLAIETFKERRKSVEPRVPKRKQKVLVGFSTEAILKALDNDLGKLVEAIKSGAIKGVVALVSCATLKNGKQDENTVTVAKELIKRDILVLSMGCGNAALQVAGLTSLDAIKEAGEGLRKVCESLGIPPVLSFGTCTDTGRLAYLVKVLADYLGVDIPQLPIAATAPEYMEQKATIDAIFAIAYGVTTHVSPVPPITGSEEAVKLLTEDVEKLTGGKVIVEEDPVKAAEKIYEAIMEKRRELGLEVEVKTKK; this is encoded by the coding sequence ATGATAAGTTACCACGAGACAGTAAACGAAATGTACGAGAGGGTTAGGGAAGAGGAACTGAGTAACGTCGCGGACAGATACGAGGCGCAGAAATTAAAGTGCTCCTTCTGCGCTCAGGGTTTGAGCTGCCAGCTTTGCACAATGGGTCCCTGCAGGCTTAGCGATCTAAATCCCTTTGGAGCTTGTGGACTGACGAAAGCTGGAGTAGCTGTCAGAAATTTCGTTCACAGAAACATTCTCGGAGCTTCAGCCTACACCTACCATGCCATTGAGGCTGCAAAGACTCTTAAGGCAACGGCTGAAGGTAAAACTCCCTTCGAAATTAGGGATGTGGAGAAGCTGAAGTGGTTCGCAGAACAGCTTGGGATAGACACGAGCAAAGATGTAAAAGAGATAGCCAAAGAAGTGGCTGATTTTGTGATTAAAGATCTGAGCTCTCACGAGAAGAGCAAGCTTGTGGAAATTTTCGCTCCAAAGAAAAGGCTTGAAGTTTGGGAAAAGCTTGGATTAATTCCAGATGGTGTTTTTCAGGAGTTACTCACCGCAGCAACTTCCGCTATGACCAATGTAGACTCAAATTACGTCAGTCTGGCTAAGAAGGCTATGAGAATGAGTATTTCAACGATTCTGGCTGCTCAGCTTTCCCTCGAAATAATTCAAGACGTACTTTTCGGAACTCCAACGCCGCATGAGGCTTACGTAGATCTGGGTATTCTCGATCCCGACTACGTGAATATCGTTGTAAACGGGCACGAGCCTTTCGTTGGAATGGCTCTCATAAAGCTTGCGGAGAGAGAAGACGTTCAGAGAAAGGCAATTGAAGCTGGGGCTAAAGGTTTGAGAATAGTCGGTTCGATAGAGACTGGACAGGAAATTCTTCAGCGAGTGGAATCTCCTGTCTTCGTCGGTCTGACGGGAAACTGGATTACCCAAGAATTCCTACTTGCCACCGGAGCAGTTGATGTGTTTGCCGCAGACATGAACTGCACGGTGCCGAGAATAGTGGACTATCAAGAGAAATTTAAATTCAAAATAGTTCCGGTAAGCAAATTAATCAGACTCGAAGGAATCGACAGCGGACTCGATTACGAGCCGGAAAAAGTTGAAGAAATTGCGAAGAAGATTATCGACCTGGCTATAGAAACCTTCAAGGAAAGAAGAAAGAGCGTCGAGCCGAGAGTTCCAAAGAGAAAGCAGAAGGTTCTCGTAGGATTCTCAACTGAAGCCATTCTTAAAGCTTTGGACAACGATCTCGGAAAGCTTGTAGAGGCTATAAAAAGCGGAGCCATAAAAGGGGTAGTCGCTTTAGTTAGCTGTGCAACACTGAAAAATGGAAAGCAGGATGAAAACACCGTCACAGTTGCTAAAGAACTGATTAAGAGAGACATACTCGTGCTATCGATGGGTTGCGGAAATGCTGCTTTGCAAGTAGCTGGATTAACGAGCTTGGATGCTATTAAAGAGGCTGGCGAGGGACTCAGAAAAGTTTGCGAAAGTCTTGGAATTCCTCCAGTCCTCAGCTTTGGAACCTGCACGGACACCGGAAGACTTGCTTACCTCGTTAAAGTTCTGGCGGATTACTTGGGAGTGGACATTCCCCAGCTTCCGATAGCAGCTACGGCTCCAGAATACATGGAGCAAAAGGCTACGATCGATGCAATATTTGCGATAGCCTACGGAGTAACAACCCATGTCTCTCCAGTTCCACCGATAACCGGAAGCGAAGAGGCTGTCAAACTTCTTACTGAGGATGTCGAAAAACTGACGGGAGGAAAAGTCATCGTGGAGGAAGATCCGGTAAAAGCCGCTGAAAAGATATACGAAGCGATAATGGAGAAAAGAAGAGAACTCGGACTTGAGGTTGAGGTTAAAACGAAGAAGTAA
- a CDS encoding 3'-5' exonuclease gives MREEKFAVVDVETTGLNVKKDEIISIAIIPMDGLKILFSEAYYRILKPRRFKIDSVKYHGITPRMVEEAPTFCEVKEEILEKLNERIIVGYSINLDIEFLKKSFKECEVVFECKYVDIADVEKLVGRLFGDYMKDVTLEDLAKKYGVDVAYRHSALSDAYITAQIFQMQLLRLLKYGLRKFEDVLRAIKKEDFYDKPLML, from the coding sequence TTGAGAGAGGAAAAATTTGCTGTTGTAGACGTTGAAACGACGGGATTGAACGTAAAAAAAGATGAAATAATCTCCATAGCAATCATACCGATGGACGGCTTGAAAATCCTATTTTCCGAAGCTTACTACAGAATTCTGAAACCGAGGAGGTTTAAAATTGACTCCGTAAAGTACCACGGAATCACTCCAAGGATGGTCGAAGAAGCTCCCACCTTCTGCGAGGTAAAGGAGGAAATACTGGAAAAGCTGAACGAAAGGATTATCGTCGGGTATTCGATAAATCTGGACATTGAGTTTTTGAAGAAGTCGTTTAAGGAATGTGAAGTTGTTTTCGAATGCAAGTACGTTGATATAGCTGATGTTGAGAAGCTCGTAGGGAGACTTTTTGGAGATTACATGAAGGACGTGACGTTGGAGGATCTCGCCAAAAAGTACGGAGTTGATGTAGCGTATCGCCATTCCGCTCTGTCCGACGCTTACATTACCGCACAGATTTTCCAGATGCAGCTATTAAGGCTATTAAAATACGGGTTGAGAAAGTTCGAAGACGTATTAAGAGCAATAAAAAAAGAAGACTTTTACGACAAACCGCTGATGCTCTAA
- a CDS encoding ATP-dependent helicase: MIREGKAYSDEEIFSYLHPLVREWFKEKYGTFTPPQRYSIVEAFKGNNVLVSSPTGSGKTLAAFLSVISFLVEKAEKGELEDKVYAVYVSPLKALNNDIKKNLEEPLTEIYELAEKKGIKLNEIRIAVRTGDTAQSERQKQLKKPPHILITTPESLAIVLCSPKFSKYLTEVKFLIVDEVHAMAENKRGSHLTLSIERLQRLQKGKMVRIGLSATIHPLKEVAKFLVGYENGKERDCIIADVTFEKKMDIKVISPIDDFFRESAEEISEKLYNTLANLVKKARTALIFTNTRSATERVVFHLKKKLGEDFPIAAHHSSLSKEVRLEVEDKLKRGELRCVVSSTSLELGIDIGYIDLVILLGSPKSINRALQRIGRSGHRLHEVSVGRIVVVDHDDLVECTVLAKEAMERRLDRIHIPKKPLDVLCQHVVGMSIEKKWKVDEALELVRRAYPYKDLTKEEFLSVLKYLSGAYSELERKNVYGKIWFDEEKMEFGRRGKLIRPIYYLNVGTIPDEAEIAVITTDGKFVGEVEEEFAERLVRGDIFVLAGRTFRFLKSKGNTIIVEEVKGEKPTVPSWFSEQLPLSYDLALRIQKFRRMVEENIETVEDILVKDYRLEKKAARAIKNYFLEQLIVSEIPTDKKLVIEKYEDERNYYFFHTLIGRRANNALARVCAFRAGKLKNCNVQFAITDNGFSLILPENKSLKDDELKRLLRIERFREDLVEALKKTEIVRRRFRHVAVRSFMILRNYLGREKSVWKQQLSADSLLRLLEKKFGMDFPVLKETYREILEDAMDIENALDYLSKIGNEIEVRVVRTPYPSPFSWNLYLLGEEDVVLMEDRRKVIRELHEKILSLLDHEKS, from the coding sequence GTGATAAGAGAGGGAAAAGCTTACAGCGACGAGGAAATTTTCAGCTATTTACACCCTCTGGTGAGGGAATGGTTTAAGGAAAAGTACGGAACGTTTACACCTCCGCAAAGGTACTCGATAGTGGAAGCGTTTAAAGGAAACAACGTTCTCGTCTCTTCTCCAACTGGTAGCGGGAAAACTCTTGCAGCCTTCCTCAGCGTTATCAGTTTCTTGGTTGAGAAAGCGGAGAAGGGGGAGTTGGAGGATAAAGTTTATGCCGTTTACGTTTCTCCGCTAAAAGCTCTGAACAACGACATAAAAAAGAATTTAGAAGAGCCGCTAACCGAAATCTACGAGCTTGCCGAGAAGAAGGGAATCAAGCTTAACGAGATAAGAATTGCCGTAAGAACCGGAGACACGGCTCAGAGCGAAAGGCAAAAGCAACTGAAAAAGCCACCTCACATTTTAATCACTACCCCAGAAAGTCTCGCGATAGTTCTCTGCTCTCCGAAGTTTTCCAAGTACCTTACCGAAGTGAAGTTTCTGATCGTCGATGAAGTTCACGCGATGGCTGAAAACAAGAGGGGGAGTCACTTAACCCTCAGCATCGAGAGACTCCAAAGACTTCAGAAGGGCAAGATGGTCAGAATAGGACTCTCTGCTACAATTCACCCGCTGAAGGAGGTGGCGAAGTTCTTAGTCGGTTACGAAAATGGGAAAGAAAGGGATTGCATAATCGCCGACGTTACCTTCGAAAAGAAGATGGACATAAAAGTAATTTCGCCGATAGACGACTTTTTCAGGGAGAGTGCTGAAGAGATAAGTGAAAAACTATACAACACTCTCGCAAATCTCGTTAAGAAAGCCAGAACTGCTTTAATCTTCACAAATACGAGAAGCGCTACGGAAAGAGTAGTTTTTCACCTAAAAAAGAAGCTTGGAGAAGATTTTCCGATAGCAGCTCACCACTCATCTCTTTCTAAAGAAGTTAGGCTTGAGGTAGAAGACAAGCTAAAAAGAGGAGAGCTCAGGTGTGTTGTTTCCTCAACATCTTTAGAGTTGGGTATAGACATCGGATACATCGACCTCGTCATCCTCCTCGGCTCACCTAAGAGCATAAACAGAGCTTTGCAAAGGATAGGCAGAAGCGGACACAGGCTTCACGAAGTTAGCGTTGGAAGAATAGTCGTTGTCGACCACGACGACCTTGTCGAATGCACGGTTTTAGCTAAGGAGGCTATGGAAAGAAGACTCGACAGAATTCACATTCCCAAAAAGCCCTTGGACGTCCTCTGCCAGCACGTGGTGGGAATGTCGATAGAAAAGAAGTGGAAGGTTGACGAGGCTCTGGAGCTTGTAAGAAGAGCCTATCCTTACAAAGATCTGACTAAAGAGGAATTTCTGTCGGTTCTTAAATACTTGAGCGGGGCTTACTCAGAGCTTGAGAGGAAGAACGTTTACGGAAAAATTTGGTTCGACGAAGAGAAGATGGAATTCGGAAGGAGAGGAAAGTTAATAAGACCGATTTACTACCTCAACGTCGGAACTATTCCAGACGAGGCGGAAATAGCCGTCATAACAACTGATGGAAAATTCGTGGGAGAAGTAGAGGAGGAATTCGCTGAAAGGCTCGTGAGAGGAGACATTTTCGTTTTAGCCGGTAGAACTTTTCGCTTTCTGAAATCGAAGGGGAACACGATAATCGTGGAAGAGGTTAAGGGGGAGAAGCCTACTGTTCCCAGCTGGTTTTCCGAGCAGTTGCCGTTGAGTTACGATCTCGCTTTGAGAATTCAGAAGTTCAGGAGGATGGTGGAGGAGAACATTGAAACCGTTGAAGACATTCTTGTCAAAGATTACAGGCTGGAAAAAAAGGCTGCGAGGGCAATTAAAAACTACTTCCTCGAGCAGCTCATTGTAAGCGAAATTCCTACGGATAAAAAGCTCGTCATAGAGAAGTACGAGGATGAGAGAAACTACTACTTCTTCCACACGCTAATTGGGAGAAGAGCAAACAACGCATTAGCGAGAGTTTGCGCTTTCCGCGCTGGAAAGCTTAAAAACTGCAACGTCCAGTTTGCGATAACGGACAACGGATTCTCACTAATTCTGCCGGAAAATAAGAGTTTGAAGGATGACGAGTTAAAGAGATTGCTGAGAATCGAAAGATTTAGAGAAGACCTCGTTGAAGCACTTAAGAAAACAGAAATAGTGAGGAGGAGGTTCAGGCACGTTGCTGTCAGGAGCTTCATGATTTTGAGGAACTACCTCGGAAGGGAAAAGAGCGTCTGGAAGCAGCAGCTGAGCGCTGACTCGCTGTTAAGGCTTCTCGAGAAAAAGTTCGGCATGGATTTTCCGGTTTTGAAGGAAACATACAGAGAAATTCTTGAGGATGCCATGGATATCGAAAATGCGCTCGATTACCTTTCGAAGATCGGAAACGAGATTGAGGTTAGAGTCGTGAGAACGCCGTATCCAAGTCCCTTCTCGTGGAACCTGTATCTTCTCGGAGAAGAAGACGTCGTTCTTATGGAGGACAGAAGGAAGGTTATCAGGGAACTTCACGAAAAAATTCTCTCTCTGCTCGACCACGAAAAAAGTTGA
- a CDS encoding DUF294 nucleotidyltransferase-like domain-containing protein: protein MIPPKDLLRRVVPFSYLSEKELDELVSSMDVEVYEVGERILKRGKVPKYVFFVYSGELALKKGNEEERITKGEIFGVSSAIEKKPVEGDLYAAEDTVCYLFKAEVFKKLIEENKRFGEFFRFFKERRFSSLRFSYVTLEDALLKPVKEIVRRNPVTCSKDTKIREAAEKMFENRIGSLVVVEGEKPLGIFTDRDLKKAVSLNKIDGCVDEFMSSPVICDEASSPIFEAYIKMLESGINHLVITENGKVSGVISIKDVLSVFEPLSRVTYLFRSLRRSESVEEVKEIVAESREIVKELTHRGVSFQDISRTLNAFYDVVYEKVFEFLGDDLDGRFSFVVMGSGGRKEQIIATDQDNAMITEFKSYKFEDISKRVVELLDYVGIPKCKAGYMASNWCMSVEEWKRTFKNWFNNLTPQNIRHLTVFLDMRHVYGNEDLYAELREHIFEVKTNQAVRFLAKDAVTISPPIGFFGMKNLDKGIDLKLYGIYPIVNCARVLALDAGIEELNTIERLRAVKDLIGEERSETLVEVYNYIQNLRLRHQAQESDNVIDAKELEKLDVVLLRESFKVIKNFQDFIKAHYGVDRV, encoded by the coding sequence ATGATACCTCCGAAAGACCTACTCAGAAGAGTTGTTCCATTCTCCTACCTTTCAGAAAAGGAGCTGGACGAACTCGTTTCGAGTATGGATGTTGAAGTTTACGAAGTCGGAGAAAGGATCTTAAAGAGAGGGAAAGTTCCGAAATACGTGTTTTTTGTTTATTCCGGAGAGCTCGCTCTGAAAAAAGGTAACGAGGAAGAGAGAATAACGAAGGGCGAAATATTCGGAGTATCTTCCGCAATCGAAAAAAAGCCTGTCGAAGGAGATCTTTACGCTGCCGAAGATACAGTATGCTATCTTTTCAAAGCAGAAGTTTTTAAGAAGCTTATCGAGGAAAACAAAAGGTTTGGAGAGTTTTTCAGGTTTTTTAAAGAGAGAAGGTTCAGTTCGCTCAGATTTAGCTACGTAACTCTCGAAGACGCTTTGCTAAAACCCGTGAAAGAGATCGTAAGGAGGAATCCAGTGACTTGCAGCAAGGATACAAAAATTAGGGAAGCTGCCGAAAAAATGTTCGAAAACAGAATCGGGAGTCTCGTTGTTGTGGAAGGTGAAAAACCTCTTGGAATTTTCACGGACAGAGATTTGAAGAAGGCTGTTTCCCTCAACAAGATTGATGGATGCGTCGACGAGTTTATGAGCTCGCCGGTGATATGTGACGAAGCGTCTTCGCCTATCTTTGAGGCGTACATAAAAATGCTCGAATCGGGGATAAATCACCTCGTCATAACGGAGAACGGAAAAGTTAGCGGCGTGATTTCGATAAAAGACGTGTTGAGCGTTTTCGAGCCACTGTCCAGAGTTACATACCTCTTCAGATCTCTTCGAAGGAGCGAAAGCGTTGAGGAAGTTAAAGAAATAGTGGCTGAGTCGAGGGAAATCGTCAAGGAGCTTACGCATAGGGGAGTTAGTTTTCAGGATATATCGAGAACGTTAAACGCTTTTTACGATGTCGTTTACGAGAAGGTTTTCGAATTTCTCGGAGACGATCTTGATGGGAGGTTTTCCTTCGTTGTAATGGGGAGTGGTGGGAGAAAAGAGCAGATCATCGCCACTGACCAAGACAATGCGATGATAACAGAATTTAAATCCTACAAATTTGAGGACATTTCGAAAAGAGTTGTGGAACTTTTGGATTACGTCGGTATTCCAAAATGCAAAGCCGGTTACATGGCTTCAAACTGGTGTATGAGCGTTGAGGAGTGGAAAAGGACTTTTAAAAACTGGTTCAACAACCTAACCCCCCAGAACATCAGACATCTGACGGTATTCCTCGATATGAGACACGTTTACGGAAACGAAGACCTTTACGCTGAACTCCGCGAACACATCTTTGAGGTTAAGACGAATCAGGCTGTAAGATTTCTCGCCAAGGATGCCGTAACGATCTCCCCTCCTATCGGCTTTTTTGGAATGAAGAATCTTGACAAGGGAATTGACCTAAAGCTCTACGGGATATATCCGATTGTCAATTGCGCGAGAGTTTTAGCTCTGGATGCGGGAATTGAGGAGCTTAATACTATTGAGAGATTGAGAGCAGTTAAGGATTTGATAGGAGAGGAAAGGAGCGAGACTCTCGTTGAAGTTTACAATTACATTCAAAATCTGAGGCTGAGACACCAAGCCCAAGAGAGCGACAACGTCATCGACGCTAAGGAACTTGAAAAGCTTGACGTCGTTCTTCTCAGAGAGTCTTTTAAGGTAATTAAAAACTTTCAGGATTTTATTAAAGCCCATTACGGAGTTGATAGGGTTTGA